From a single Triplophysa rosa linkage group LG17, Trosa_1v2, whole genome shotgun sequence genomic region:
- the eps15 gene encoding epidermal growth factor receptor substrate 15 isoform X1, giving the protein MAASLSLTQLSSGNPVYEKHYRQVDPSNSGRVAAGDAALFLKTSGLADLVLGKIWDLADSECKGSLNKQQFYVALRLVACAQNGFEVSLKSLSAGVPPPNFHDTSSPLQFGHVPVDCPWVVKPEEKLKFDVIFDSLSPVGGMLTGDKVKPVLLNSKLHVDVLGRVWELSDIDRDGMLDKDEFAVAMYLVYRALESESVPMTLPVGLVPPSKRKKMTPPPVMPLLPSPSPSKERGPTHSGSKTLPAKPTPPQWVVSPADKAKYDELFTKTDSDMDGLVSGAEVRDIFLKTGLPSATLAHIWELCDICDIGKLTKEQFALALHLISQKLSKGIDPPQTLSPEMIPPSDRLARQVQNNAVSVQAADFSAIKELDSLSNEIVELQRDKSAVEQDVKEHEETIRQRTTEVQDLQEEVQKGSEELGRLQAERQEVQEKLERLDEQKRSLEEQLSLVQQQCGQESQLIQSLQVEHSEQEQRIGDYEEDLTKAREELLRLQDETRRLGETVESARAQLCPLEDAVKESHTQIAREQERLTELKAEDREVTARLTWKVLEEPVLVNGTAPSSEHSEQLQWPQPTSSPPEKPHENKSKDEDEQASMDEPQELRVTEEQPGSDAEETPVSPEEQEPKADFYSADLYNSDLFSSAFSTVNSSNVTWPQQNMEMTTGPANTELDEEAEEEKENTEEQPATSTPKAETVETEKKEAAQPVSLPPTGPGVDFFQSDPFTDSDPFTDDPFSKVDIAGEHDPFGGDPFKGTDPFAADNFFKQPSAGFPSEDPFSSSDPFTTTTGPKEPDPFSSKTSNTVTPDPFSSSSSSIPDADPFKSKMDARADPDPFSSSGTGHDPFGAPEIPAREGLAATNDPFAPGGITVVANSDPDPFAAAFGNETFVGGFADFSSLAKSNGDPFDSSTNINLFKENTQSDVPPALPPKTGTPTRPPPPPPGKRSNIHRSDSSESFQRRGLSKAQGSGEFSSLPAKDSVPDPFAPSSPHQVPRDSARFASFDKYPTEEDMIEWAKRESE; this is encoded by the exons ATGGCTGCCAGTCTCTCCCTGACTCAG CTTTCAAGTGGGAATCCTGTCTATGAGAAACACTATCGACAG GTAGATCCGTCCAACAGTGGGCGTGTAGCAGCTGGTGATGCCGCCTTATTTTTGAAGACATCTGGCCTTGCAGATCTGGTCCTTGGCAAG ATATGGGACTTAGCAGATTCAGAATGCAAAGGCTCACTTAACAAGCAG CAATTTTACGTAGCCCTGCGTTTGGTGGCGTGTGCTCAGAATGGATTCGAAGTGTCTCTCAAAAGCCTCAGCGCTGGTGTCCCTCCCCCAAATTTT CATGACACTAGCAGCCCTCTTCAGTTTGGACACGTGCCCGTTGACTGTCCATGGGTAGTAAAG CCAGAGGAGAAGCTGAAATTCGACGTTATCTTCGACAGCCTCTCTCCGGTGGGCGGCATGCTCACGGGCGATAAGGTCAAACCAGTGCTCCTCAATTCTAAACTCCATGTGGATGTTCTTGGCAGG GTTTGGGAGCTGAGTGACATTGACAGAGATGGAATGCTAGACAAAGATGAGTTTGCTGTG GCCATGTATTTAGTATACAGAGCCCTGGAGTCTGAGTCAGTTCCCATGACTTTGCCTGTCGGTCTTGTTCCACCAtcgaaaaggaaaaaaatgacTCCACCCCCTGTGATGCCACTCCTACCATCACCTTCACCGTCTAAAGAGAGAGGCCCCACCCACTCTGGTTCCAAAACACTGCCAGCGAAACCTACACCGCCACAG TGGGTGGTATCTCCGGCAGATAAAGCCAAATATGATGAGTTATTTACCAAGACAGACAGTGACATGGATGGTTTGGTATCAGGTGCTGAGGTCAGAGATATATTTCTGAAGACTGGTTTGCCATCCGCCACCTTGGCACACATTTG GGAGCTTTGCGATATCTGTGACATCGGAAAGCTGACCAAAGAGCAGTTTGCATTGGCCCTCCATCTCATCAGTCAGAAGCTCTCAAAGGGAATAGACCCGCCCCAGACGCTCTCTCCAGAAATGATCCCTCCGTCTGATAGGCTGGCACGACAGGTG CAGAACAATGCTGTGTCGGTTCAGGCTGCGGATTTCTCGGCTATTAAAGAGTTGGACTCGCTTAGTAATGAAATCGTGGAGCTGCAGAG GGATAAGAGTGCAGTGGAACAGGACGTCAAAGAGCATGAAGAAACAATACGACAGAGGACCACCGAAGTCCAG GACCTGCAGGAGGAGGTTCAGAAGGGCTCAGAGGAGCTGGGACGTTTGCAGGCGGAGCGACAGGAGGTGCAAGAGAAGCTGGAGAGGCTGGACGAGCAGAAACGCTCTCTGGAGGAACAGCTTTCACTCGTACAGCAGCAATGCGGTCAGGAGAGCCAACTG ATCCAGTCACTGCAGGTGGAGCACTCGGAGCAGGAACAGAGAATCGGTGACTATGAAGAGGATCTGACCAAAGCTCGGGAAGAGTTGCTCCGTCTGCAGGACGAGACGCGGCGCCTGGGAGAGACTGTGGAATCTGCTCGTGCTCAACTCTGCCCTCTAGAGGACGCTGTTAAAGAATCTCACACACAGATTGCTCGG GAACAAGAGCGTTTGACCGAACTGAAAGCGGAGGATAGAGAAGTGACGGCACGGCTAACCTGGAAAGTCCTGGAGGAGCCGGTGCTTGTAAATGGAACAGCGCCCTCGTCTGAGCACTCAGAGCAACTGCAGTGGCCTCAACCCACATCATCTCCTCCAGAGAAACCACACGAGAACAAAAGCAAGGATGAAGACGAGCAGGCTTCCATGGACGAGCCGCAGGAGCTCAGAGTCACAGAGGAACAGCCCGGATCAGATGCAGAGGAGACGCCTGTCAGTCCAGAGGAGCAGGAGCCTAAAGCTGACTTTTATAGCGCTGATCTTTATAACAGTGATCTTTTCTCCAGCGCCTTCTCCACTGTCAACTCCTCTAATGTAACCTGGCCTCAGCAGAACATG GAAATGACCACAGGTCCAGCTAACACAGAGCTGGATGAGGAGGCAGAGGAGGAGAAGGAAAATACAGAGGAGCAGCCTGCCACCAGCACACCAAAG GCTGAAACTGTGGAGACGGAGAAGAAGGAAGCCGCTCAACCAGTTTCACTCCCACCCACCGGTCCTGGCGTTGACTTCTTCCAGTCTGACCCATTTACAGACA GCGACCCATTCACCGATGACCCTTTCTCAAAGGTCGACATCGCCGGTGAGCATG ATCCTTTCGGCggtgacccctttaaaggcaCAGACCCGTTTGCGGCAGACAACTTCTTCAAACAGCCTTCAGCTGGTTTCCCTTCAGAAGACCCTTTCAGTTCCTCTGACCCCTTCACCACCACCACAGGCCCAAAAGAGCCAGATCCATTCTCATCCAAAACCAGCAATACGGTCACTCCAGACCCGTTCTCTTCTAGCAGTAGTAGCATCCCAGACGCCGATCCGTTCAAATCTAAAATGGACGCACGGGCAGACCCTGATCCATTCAGCTCATCTGGCACAGGGCACGACCCGTTCGGAGCGCCGGAGATTCCTGCA AGAGAGGGGCTTGCAGCGACCAATGATCCGTTTGCCCCAGGAGGGATTACAGTGGTTGCTAACTCAGACCCAG ATCCGTTTGCCGCAGCGTTTGGCAATGAGACGTTTGTTGGAGGTTTTGCAGACTTCAGTAGCTTAGCGAAG TCTAATGGTGATCCATTTGACTCCAGCACAAACATCAATTTATTTAAGGAGAACACACAGTCAGATGTTCCTCCAGCATTACCGCCCAAAACCGGAACACCCACCAGACCTCCCCCTCCACCCCCAG GTAAGCGGTCCAACATTCACAGATCGGACTCGTCTGAGTCATTTCAGAGGCGTGGTCTGTCCAAGGCACAGGGTTCTGGAGAGTTCTCCTCCCTCCCAGCTAAAGACTCGGTACCAGATCCCTTCGCCCCTTCCTCGCCCCACCAAGTCCCGCGTGACTCCGCCCGATTCGCCAGCTTTGACAAA TACCCCACGGAGGAGGACATGATAGAGTGGGCGAAACGGGAGAGTGAGTGA
- the eps15 gene encoding epidermal growth factor receptor substrate 15 isoform X2: MAASLSLTQLSSGNPVYEKHYRQVDPSNSGRVAAGDAALFLKTSGLADLVLGKIWDLADSECKGSLNKQQFYVALRLVACAQNGFEVSLKSLSAGVPPPNFHDTSSPLQFGHVPVDCPWVVKPEEKLKFDVIFDSLSPVGGMLTGDKVKPVLLNSKLHVDVLGRVWELSDIDRDGMLDKDEFAVAMYLVYRALESESVPMTLPVGLVPPSKRKKMTPPPVMPLLPSPSPSKERGPTHSGSKTLPAKPTPPQWVVSPADKAKYDELFTKTDSDMDGLVSGAEVRDIFLKTGLPSATLAHIWELCDICDIGKLTKEQFALALHLISQKLSKGIDPPQTLSPEMIPPSDRLARQQNNAVSVQAADFSAIKELDSLSNEIVELQRDKSAVEQDVKEHEETIRQRTTEVQDLQEEVQKGSEELGRLQAERQEVQEKLERLDEQKRSLEEQLSLVQQQCGQESQLIQSLQVEHSEQEQRIGDYEEDLTKAREELLRLQDETRRLGETVESARAQLCPLEDAVKESHTQIAREQERLTELKAEDREVTARLTWKVLEEPVLVNGTAPSSEHSEQLQWPQPTSSPPEKPHENKSKDEDEQASMDEPQELRVTEEQPGSDAEETPVSPEEQEPKADFYSADLYNSDLFSSAFSTVNSSNVTWPQQNMEMTTGPANTELDEEAEEEKENTEEQPATSTPKAETVETEKKEAAQPVSLPPTGPGVDFFQSDPFTDSDPFTDDPFSKVDIAGEHDPFGGDPFKGTDPFAADNFFKQPSAGFPSEDPFSSSDPFTTTTGPKEPDPFSSKTSNTVTPDPFSSSSSSIPDADPFKSKMDARADPDPFSSSGTGHDPFGAPEIPAREGLAATNDPFAPGGITVVANSDPDPFAAAFGNETFVGGFADFSSLAKSNGDPFDSSTNINLFKENTQSDVPPALPPKTGTPTRPPPPPPGKRSNIHRSDSSESFQRRGLSKAQGSGEFSSLPAKDSVPDPFAPSSPHQVPRDSARFASFDKYPTEEDMIEWAKRESE; this comes from the exons ATGGCTGCCAGTCTCTCCCTGACTCAG CTTTCAAGTGGGAATCCTGTCTATGAGAAACACTATCGACAG GTAGATCCGTCCAACAGTGGGCGTGTAGCAGCTGGTGATGCCGCCTTATTTTTGAAGACATCTGGCCTTGCAGATCTGGTCCTTGGCAAG ATATGGGACTTAGCAGATTCAGAATGCAAAGGCTCACTTAACAAGCAG CAATTTTACGTAGCCCTGCGTTTGGTGGCGTGTGCTCAGAATGGATTCGAAGTGTCTCTCAAAAGCCTCAGCGCTGGTGTCCCTCCCCCAAATTTT CATGACACTAGCAGCCCTCTTCAGTTTGGACACGTGCCCGTTGACTGTCCATGGGTAGTAAAG CCAGAGGAGAAGCTGAAATTCGACGTTATCTTCGACAGCCTCTCTCCGGTGGGCGGCATGCTCACGGGCGATAAGGTCAAACCAGTGCTCCTCAATTCTAAACTCCATGTGGATGTTCTTGGCAGG GTTTGGGAGCTGAGTGACATTGACAGAGATGGAATGCTAGACAAAGATGAGTTTGCTGTG GCCATGTATTTAGTATACAGAGCCCTGGAGTCTGAGTCAGTTCCCATGACTTTGCCTGTCGGTCTTGTTCCACCAtcgaaaaggaaaaaaatgacTCCACCCCCTGTGATGCCACTCCTACCATCACCTTCACCGTCTAAAGAGAGAGGCCCCACCCACTCTGGTTCCAAAACACTGCCAGCGAAACCTACACCGCCACAG TGGGTGGTATCTCCGGCAGATAAAGCCAAATATGATGAGTTATTTACCAAGACAGACAGTGACATGGATGGTTTGGTATCAGGTGCTGAGGTCAGAGATATATTTCTGAAGACTGGTTTGCCATCCGCCACCTTGGCACACATTTG GGAGCTTTGCGATATCTGTGACATCGGAAAGCTGACCAAAGAGCAGTTTGCATTGGCCCTCCATCTCATCAGTCAGAAGCTCTCAAAGGGAATAGACCCGCCCCAGACGCTCTCTCCAGAAATGATCCCTCCGTCTGATAGGCTGGCACGACAG CAGAACAATGCTGTGTCGGTTCAGGCTGCGGATTTCTCGGCTATTAAAGAGTTGGACTCGCTTAGTAATGAAATCGTGGAGCTGCAGAG GGATAAGAGTGCAGTGGAACAGGACGTCAAAGAGCATGAAGAAACAATACGACAGAGGACCACCGAAGTCCAG GACCTGCAGGAGGAGGTTCAGAAGGGCTCAGAGGAGCTGGGACGTTTGCAGGCGGAGCGACAGGAGGTGCAAGAGAAGCTGGAGAGGCTGGACGAGCAGAAACGCTCTCTGGAGGAACAGCTTTCACTCGTACAGCAGCAATGCGGTCAGGAGAGCCAACTG ATCCAGTCACTGCAGGTGGAGCACTCGGAGCAGGAACAGAGAATCGGTGACTATGAAGAGGATCTGACCAAAGCTCGGGAAGAGTTGCTCCGTCTGCAGGACGAGACGCGGCGCCTGGGAGAGACTGTGGAATCTGCTCGTGCTCAACTCTGCCCTCTAGAGGACGCTGTTAAAGAATCTCACACACAGATTGCTCGG GAACAAGAGCGTTTGACCGAACTGAAAGCGGAGGATAGAGAAGTGACGGCACGGCTAACCTGGAAAGTCCTGGAGGAGCCGGTGCTTGTAAATGGAACAGCGCCCTCGTCTGAGCACTCAGAGCAACTGCAGTGGCCTCAACCCACATCATCTCCTCCAGAGAAACCACACGAGAACAAAAGCAAGGATGAAGACGAGCAGGCTTCCATGGACGAGCCGCAGGAGCTCAGAGTCACAGAGGAACAGCCCGGATCAGATGCAGAGGAGACGCCTGTCAGTCCAGAGGAGCAGGAGCCTAAAGCTGACTTTTATAGCGCTGATCTTTATAACAGTGATCTTTTCTCCAGCGCCTTCTCCACTGTCAACTCCTCTAATGTAACCTGGCCTCAGCAGAACATG GAAATGACCACAGGTCCAGCTAACACAGAGCTGGATGAGGAGGCAGAGGAGGAGAAGGAAAATACAGAGGAGCAGCCTGCCACCAGCACACCAAAG GCTGAAACTGTGGAGACGGAGAAGAAGGAAGCCGCTCAACCAGTTTCACTCCCACCCACCGGTCCTGGCGTTGACTTCTTCCAGTCTGACCCATTTACAGACA GCGACCCATTCACCGATGACCCTTTCTCAAAGGTCGACATCGCCGGTGAGCATG ATCCTTTCGGCggtgacccctttaaaggcaCAGACCCGTTTGCGGCAGACAACTTCTTCAAACAGCCTTCAGCTGGTTTCCCTTCAGAAGACCCTTTCAGTTCCTCTGACCCCTTCACCACCACCACAGGCCCAAAAGAGCCAGATCCATTCTCATCCAAAACCAGCAATACGGTCACTCCAGACCCGTTCTCTTCTAGCAGTAGTAGCATCCCAGACGCCGATCCGTTCAAATCTAAAATGGACGCACGGGCAGACCCTGATCCATTCAGCTCATCTGGCACAGGGCACGACCCGTTCGGAGCGCCGGAGATTCCTGCA AGAGAGGGGCTTGCAGCGACCAATGATCCGTTTGCCCCAGGAGGGATTACAGTGGTTGCTAACTCAGACCCAG ATCCGTTTGCCGCAGCGTTTGGCAATGAGACGTTTGTTGGAGGTTTTGCAGACTTCAGTAGCTTAGCGAAG TCTAATGGTGATCCATTTGACTCCAGCACAAACATCAATTTATTTAAGGAGAACACACAGTCAGATGTTCCTCCAGCATTACCGCCCAAAACCGGAACACCCACCAGACCTCCCCCTCCACCCCCAG GTAAGCGGTCCAACATTCACAGATCGGACTCGTCTGAGTCATTTCAGAGGCGTGGTCTGTCCAAGGCACAGGGTTCTGGAGAGTTCTCCTCCCTCCCAGCTAAAGACTCGGTACCAGATCCCTTCGCCCCTTCCTCGCCCCACCAAGTCCCGCGTGACTCCGCCCGATTCGCCAGCTTTGACAAA TACCCCACGGAGGAGGACATGATAGAGTGGGCGAAACGGGAGAGTGAGTGA
- the eps15 gene encoding epidermal growth factor receptor substrate 15 isoform X7, protein MAASLSLTQLSSGNPVYEKHYRQVDPSNSGRVAAGDAALFLKTSGLADLVLGKIWDLADSECKGSLNKQQFYVALRLVACAQNGFEVSLKSLSAGVPPPNFHDTSSPLQFGHVPVDCPWVVKPEEKLKFDVIFDSLSPVGGMLTGDKVKPVLLNSKLHVDVLGRVWELSDIDRDGMLDKDEFAVAMYLVYRALESESVPMTLPVGLVPPSKRKKMTPPPVMPLLPSPSPSKERGPTHSGSKTLPAKPTPPQWVVSPADKAKYDELFTKTDSDMDGLVSGAEVRDIFLKTGLPSATLAHIWELCDICDIGKLTKEQFALALHLISQKLSKGIDPPQTLSPEMIPPSDRLARQQNNAVSVQAADFSAIKELDSLSNEIVELQRDKSAVEQDVKEHEETIRQRTTEVQDLQEEVQKGSEELGRLQAERQEVQEKLERLDEQKRSLEEQLSLVQQQCGQESQLIQSLQVEHSEQEQRIGDYEEDLTKAREELLRLQDETRRLGETVESARAQLCPLEDAVKESHTQIAREQERLTELKAEDREVTARLTWKVLEEPVLVNGTAPSSEHSEQLQWPQPTSSPPEKPHENKSKDEDEQASMDEPQELRVTEEQPGSDAEETPVSPEEQEPKADFYSADLYNSDLFSSAFSTVNSSNVTWPQQNMEMTTGPANTELDEEAEEEKENTEEQPATSTPKAETVETEKKEAAQPVSLPPTGPGVDFFQSDPFTDSDPFTDDPFSKVDIADPFGGDPFKGTDPFAADNFFKQPSAGFPSEDPFSSSDPFTTTTGPKEPDPFSSKTSNTVTPDPFSSSSSSIPDADPFKSKMDARADPDPFSSSGTGHDPFGAPEIPAREGLAATNDPFAPGGITVVANSDPDPFAAAFGNETFVGGFADFSSLAKSNGDPFDSSTNINLFKENTQSDVPPALPPKTGTPTRPPPPPPGKRSNIHRSDSSESFQRRGLSKAQGSGEFSSLPAKDSVPDPFAPSSPHQVPRDSARFASFDKYPTEEDMIEWAKRESE, encoded by the exons ATGGCTGCCAGTCTCTCCCTGACTCAG CTTTCAAGTGGGAATCCTGTCTATGAGAAACACTATCGACAG GTAGATCCGTCCAACAGTGGGCGTGTAGCAGCTGGTGATGCCGCCTTATTTTTGAAGACATCTGGCCTTGCAGATCTGGTCCTTGGCAAG ATATGGGACTTAGCAGATTCAGAATGCAAAGGCTCACTTAACAAGCAG CAATTTTACGTAGCCCTGCGTTTGGTGGCGTGTGCTCAGAATGGATTCGAAGTGTCTCTCAAAAGCCTCAGCGCTGGTGTCCCTCCCCCAAATTTT CATGACACTAGCAGCCCTCTTCAGTTTGGACACGTGCCCGTTGACTGTCCATGGGTAGTAAAG CCAGAGGAGAAGCTGAAATTCGACGTTATCTTCGACAGCCTCTCTCCGGTGGGCGGCATGCTCACGGGCGATAAGGTCAAACCAGTGCTCCTCAATTCTAAACTCCATGTGGATGTTCTTGGCAGG GTTTGGGAGCTGAGTGACATTGACAGAGATGGAATGCTAGACAAAGATGAGTTTGCTGTG GCCATGTATTTAGTATACAGAGCCCTGGAGTCTGAGTCAGTTCCCATGACTTTGCCTGTCGGTCTTGTTCCACCAtcgaaaaggaaaaaaatgacTCCACCCCCTGTGATGCCACTCCTACCATCACCTTCACCGTCTAAAGAGAGAGGCCCCACCCACTCTGGTTCCAAAACACTGCCAGCGAAACCTACACCGCCACAG TGGGTGGTATCTCCGGCAGATAAAGCCAAATATGATGAGTTATTTACCAAGACAGACAGTGACATGGATGGTTTGGTATCAGGTGCTGAGGTCAGAGATATATTTCTGAAGACTGGTTTGCCATCCGCCACCTTGGCACACATTTG GGAGCTTTGCGATATCTGTGACATCGGAAAGCTGACCAAAGAGCAGTTTGCATTGGCCCTCCATCTCATCAGTCAGAAGCTCTCAAAGGGAATAGACCCGCCCCAGACGCTCTCTCCAGAAATGATCCCTCCGTCTGATAGGCTGGCACGACAG CAGAACAATGCTGTGTCGGTTCAGGCTGCGGATTTCTCGGCTATTAAAGAGTTGGACTCGCTTAGTAATGAAATCGTGGAGCTGCAGAG GGATAAGAGTGCAGTGGAACAGGACGTCAAAGAGCATGAAGAAACAATACGACAGAGGACCACCGAAGTCCAG GACCTGCAGGAGGAGGTTCAGAAGGGCTCAGAGGAGCTGGGACGTTTGCAGGCGGAGCGACAGGAGGTGCAAGAGAAGCTGGAGAGGCTGGACGAGCAGAAACGCTCTCTGGAGGAACAGCTTTCACTCGTACAGCAGCAATGCGGTCAGGAGAGCCAACTG ATCCAGTCACTGCAGGTGGAGCACTCGGAGCAGGAACAGAGAATCGGTGACTATGAAGAGGATCTGACCAAAGCTCGGGAAGAGTTGCTCCGTCTGCAGGACGAGACGCGGCGCCTGGGAGAGACTGTGGAATCTGCTCGTGCTCAACTCTGCCCTCTAGAGGACGCTGTTAAAGAATCTCACACACAGATTGCTCGG GAACAAGAGCGTTTGACCGAACTGAAAGCGGAGGATAGAGAAGTGACGGCACGGCTAACCTGGAAAGTCCTGGAGGAGCCGGTGCTTGTAAATGGAACAGCGCCCTCGTCTGAGCACTCAGAGCAACTGCAGTGGCCTCAACCCACATCATCTCCTCCAGAGAAACCACACGAGAACAAAAGCAAGGATGAAGACGAGCAGGCTTCCATGGACGAGCCGCAGGAGCTCAGAGTCACAGAGGAACAGCCCGGATCAGATGCAGAGGAGACGCCTGTCAGTCCAGAGGAGCAGGAGCCTAAAGCTGACTTTTATAGCGCTGATCTTTATAACAGTGATCTTTTCTCCAGCGCCTTCTCCACTGTCAACTCCTCTAATGTAACCTGGCCTCAGCAGAACATG GAAATGACCACAGGTCCAGCTAACACAGAGCTGGATGAGGAGGCAGAGGAGGAGAAGGAAAATACAGAGGAGCAGCCTGCCACCAGCACACCAAAG GCTGAAACTGTGGAGACGGAGAAGAAGGAAGCCGCTCAACCAGTTTCACTCCCACCCACCGGTCCTGGCGTTGACTTCTTCCAGTCTGACCCATTTACAGACA GCGACCCATTCACCGATGACCCTTTCTCAAAGGTCGACATCGCCG ATCCTTTCGGCggtgacccctttaaaggcaCAGACCCGTTTGCGGCAGACAACTTCTTCAAACAGCCTTCAGCTGGTTTCCCTTCAGAAGACCCTTTCAGTTCCTCTGACCCCTTCACCACCACCACAGGCCCAAAAGAGCCAGATCCATTCTCATCCAAAACCAGCAATACGGTCACTCCAGACCCGTTCTCTTCTAGCAGTAGTAGCATCCCAGACGCCGATCCGTTCAAATCTAAAATGGACGCACGGGCAGACCCTGATCCATTCAGCTCATCTGGCACAGGGCACGACCCGTTCGGAGCGCCGGAGATTCCTGCA AGAGAGGGGCTTGCAGCGACCAATGATCCGTTTGCCCCAGGAGGGATTACAGTGGTTGCTAACTCAGACCCAG ATCCGTTTGCCGCAGCGTTTGGCAATGAGACGTTTGTTGGAGGTTTTGCAGACTTCAGTAGCTTAGCGAAG TCTAATGGTGATCCATTTGACTCCAGCACAAACATCAATTTATTTAAGGAGAACACACAGTCAGATGTTCCTCCAGCATTACCGCCCAAAACCGGAACACCCACCAGACCTCCCCCTCCACCCCCAG GTAAGCGGTCCAACATTCACAGATCGGACTCGTCTGAGTCATTTCAGAGGCGTGGTCTGTCCAAGGCACAGGGTTCTGGAGAGTTCTCCTCCCTCCCAGCTAAAGACTCGGTACCAGATCCCTTCGCCCCTTCCTCGCCCCACCAAGTCCCGCGTGACTCCGCCCGATTCGCCAGCTTTGACAAA TACCCCACGGAGGAGGACATGATAGAGTGGGCGAAACGGGAGAGTGAGTGA